One segment of Niveibacterium microcysteis DNA contains the following:
- a CDS encoding DoxX family protein: MMPTASTSSVARFAHAAVGLAERIPDSLFCALGRFSIAAVFWKSGQTKVDGFAIDLIDRSVTFGWPRLSESAVALFRDEYRLPLLDPALAATAAAFAEHLFPILLLIGLGTRFAAAALLGMTLVIQLFVYPDAYPTHGVWATVLLVLIARGGGYLSLDHLVSTRLGRVQSMPERNSGAAV; the protein is encoded by the coding sequence ATGATGCCTACCGCTTCAACATCGAGCGTCGCTAGATTCGCGCACGCGGCAGTCGGTTTAGCCGAGCGGATTCCAGATTCTTTGTTCTGCGCACTTGGGCGATTCTCGATCGCAGCGGTGTTCTGGAAATCGGGGCAAACGAAAGTGGACGGCTTTGCAATCGACCTGATTGACCGAAGCGTCACCTTCGGCTGGCCGCGGCTTTCCGAATCGGCCGTCGCCTTGTTCCGCGACGAATACCGACTGCCCCTGCTGGATCCCGCACTCGCTGCAACCGCAGCGGCGTTTGCCGAGCATCTGTTCCCGATCTTGTTACTGATTGGGCTCGGCACCCGATTCGCTGCAGCGGCGCTCCTCGGCATGACGCTGGTGATCCAGCTCTTCGTCTATCCGGATGCCTATCCCACCCACGGCGTTTGGGCGACGGTGCTGCTGGTACTGATCGCCCGCGGTGGCGGCTATTTGTCGCTCGACCATCTGGTCTCAACACGCTTGGGCCGCGTGCAGTCCATGCCGGAAAGAAATTCCGGCGCCGCTGTGTAA
- a CDS encoding DUF692 domain-containing protein, translated as MMPLVDAHGRRAAGLPIGAGLGLKPQHLQDAREDCGRCVFFEVHAENHLGAGGPAHRMLEWISANHALSIHGVGLSIGGATLDAAHLERVATLVARYQPAAFSEHLAWSSHAGEFLNDLLPLPYDETTLARVCRHIDQVQTRLGRQILIENPATYVEFESSTMSEGAFISALVARSGCGLLLDVSNAFVSANNHGRDPWADILALPLHAVGEIHLAGFATEIDDTGVALLIDAHNGPVGDRVWALYRKVLERIGPRPTLIEWDNALPGFDRLLQEARRVDLTLANAGRCRSDAA; from the coding sequence ATGATGCCGCTTGTCGACGCACACGGCCGCCGCGCCGCTGGCTTGCCCATCGGCGCTGGTTTGGGGCTCAAGCCGCAACACCTGCAGGATGCGCGCGAAGATTGCGGCCGCTGCGTGTTCTTTGAAGTGCACGCCGAGAACCATCTCGGCGCCGGTGGGCCCGCGCACCGGATGCTCGAATGGATCAGCGCCAACCACGCCCTGTCGATTCACGGCGTTGGCCTCTCGATTGGCGGTGCAACATTGGATGCAGCGCACCTCGAGCGCGTTGCCACGCTCGTCGCGCGATACCAGCCGGCCGCATTCTCCGAGCATCTCGCGTGGTCCAGCCACGCAGGCGAGTTCCTGAACGACTTGCTGCCCTTGCCGTACGACGAAACAACGCTGGCGCGGGTGTGCCGCCACATCGATCAGGTGCAGACTCGACTGGGTCGGCAGATTCTGATCGAGAACCCCGCCACCTACGTCGAATTCGAATCCAGCACGATGAGCGAGGGCGCGTTCATCAGCGCGCTTGTGGCGCGTTCCGGATGCGGCCTCTTGCTAGATGTGAGCAACGCGTTCGTGTCGGCCAACAACCACGGACGCGATCCGTGGGCTGACATCCTGGCTCTGCCACTCCATGCGGTCGGCGAAATTCACCTGGCGGGCTTTGCCACAGAGATTGACGACACCGGCGTCGCTTTGCTGATTGACGCCCACAATGGTCCTGTAGGTGATCGCGTCTGGGCGCTCTATCGGAAGGTACTCGAACGGATTGGCCCGCGACCGACCTTGATCGAGTGGGACAACGCGTTACCCGGTTTCGACCGCTTGCTGCAGGAAGCCCGGCGTGTCGACCTCACGCTTGCCAACGCTGGCCGCTGCAGATCGGACGCAGCATGA
- the tssJ gene encoding type VI secretion system lipoprotein TssJ yields the protein MNFVSPKSLLVATLCATLAACGGKGLGPPPPPTIVQLTVAADSAVNPDAKGRATPVVVRYYLLGNSGPFEAADFFSLFDADDKTLGATVVSREEVTVRPGERIQSRLAPQAEAKVLGVFVAYRDPNKTQWRAVVPVPANKTTAFTVAVQRDRVTITPTP from the coding sequence ATGAACTTCGTGTCACCGAAATCCCTGCTCGTTGCAACGCTCTGCGCGACGCTGGCAGCCTGCGGTGGAAAGGGCCTTGGCCCGCCACCGCCCCCGACGATAGTGCAACTCACCGTGGCCGCAGACAGCGCGGTCAACCCAGACGCCAAGGGCCGCGCGACGCCGGTTGTGGTGCGTTACTACCTGCTTGGCAACTCTGGCCCGTTTGAGGCCGCTGATTTCTTCTCGCTATTCGACGCTGACGACAAGACGCTTGGCGCCACCGTGGTGTCACGCGAGGAGGTTACCGTGCGCCCCGGCGAGCGCATCCAGAGCCGTCTGGCGCCGCAAGCGGAAGCGAAGGTGCTTGGTGTCTTCGTCGCCTACCGCGACCCGAACAAGACGCAATGGCGCGCCGTCGTACCAGTGCCCGCAAACAAGACGACCGCCTTCACGGTTGCTGTGCAGCGCGACCGTGTAACGATCACCCCTACACCCTGA
- a CDS encoding DUF2282 domain-containing protein produces MSRNHALAPFSALCIAAALGAALSQTASAAEANDKEKCFGVALKGKNDCAAGAGTSCAGTSRVDFQADSWRYVPKGTCEKTPSPTSPTGFGQLKAFKAKKA; encoded by the coding sequence ATGTCGCGCAATCACGCACTTGCCCCTTTTTCAGCCCTTTGCATTGCCGCAGCGCTCGGCGCGGCCCTCTCACAGACAGCGTCCGCCGCAGAAGCAAATGACAAGGAAAAGTGCTTCGGCGTCGCGCTGAAGGGCAAGAACGATTGCGCCGCCGGCGCCGGCACAAGCTGCGCCGGCACGTCGCGCGTCGATTTTCAAGCTGACTCATGGCGATACGTGCCCAAGGGCACGTGTGAAAAGACACCGTCGCCCACATCACCCACCGGCTTCGGGCAACTCAAGGCGTTCAAAGCCAAAAAGGCGTGA
- the tssK gene encoding type VI secretion system baseplate subunit TssK encodes MSWFSKVVWSEGLFLQPQHFQQQDRHTEWWVEARTRPVSAHFWGFSHLVIDEAALAAGKVAILEARGILPDGTPFDCPTIDLAPPPFDFPADGKDALVCLALPLRRPQAVEVSGEADAATRLARYEPAEANVLDAHTADAGTVPIEVGHPRLRLELAGPLTEAFVSIGVVRVSERRADNSLLLDRGYVPPVLGCKVSSVLGAYLKEICALLRQRGDALASRLAQPGAGGVSEFADFIFLMIANRHQPVLDQFAQLSLLHPERLHERMLELAGELATLTRAERRPENFPAYTHDALDQCFLPLMREIRRGLATVLEQTAVPIELQDHKQGRYVGMIADRGLLRQAGFVLAVNAQVPGEALRARFPTQAKLGPVERIRELVNLQLPGIALRPLPVAPRQLPYHAGFSYFELDNSGELWKQLDTSGGLGIYVAGDFPGLELSLWAIRA; translated from the coding sequence ATGTCCTGGTTCAGCAAGGTTGTTTGGTCCGAAGGCCTGTTTCTCCAGCCGCAGCACTTCCAGCAGCAGGACCGCCATACCGAATGGTGGGTCGAGGCGCGTACCCGTCCGGTCTCTGCGCATTTCTGGGGGTTCAGTCACCTGGTCATCGACGAGGCTGCGCTGGCTGCAGGCAAGGTCGCGATACTTGAAGCGCGAGGCATCCTGCCCGATGGGACGCCGTTTGATTGCCCGACGATAGATCTTGCTCCGCCACCGTTTGATTTCCCGGCGGACGGCAAAGACGCGCTGGTCTGCCTCGCCTTGCCGCTGCGGCGCCCGCAGGCTGTCGAAGTCTCAGGGGAAGCTGACGCTGCCACACGCCTGGCGCGATACGAACCGGCCGAGGCAAACGTGCTCGATGCGCACACCGCGGATGCGGGTACGGTGCCGATCGAAGTCGGCCATCCGCGTCTGCGTCTCGAGTTGGCTGGTCCGCTGACCGAGGCGTTCGTCAGCATTGGGGTCGTGCGGGTTTCCGAACGCCGGGCGGACAACAGCCTCCTGCTTGATCGCGGCTACGTCCCGCCGGTACTGGGGTGCAAGGTTTCCAGCGTGCTCGGCGCCTACCTCAAGGAAATTTGCGCATTGCTGCGGCAGCGTGGTGACGCGCTTGCCTCGCGGCTTGCACAGCCGGGCGCTGGTGGCGTCTCGGAGTTCGCGGACTTCATCTTCCTGATGATTGCGAACCGCCATCAACCCGTACTCGATCAGTTCGCGCAGCTCAGCCTGCTGCATCCCGAGCGTCTACATGAACGGATGCTGGAGCTGGCGGGCGAGCTGGCGACGCTGACCCGTGCGGAGCGACGCCCGGAGAACTTTCCTGCCTATACGCACGACGCGCTCGACCAGTGCTTCCTCCCCCTGATGCGGGAAATCCGCCGAGGCCTTGCGACGGTGCTGGAACAGACGGCGGTGCCGATCGAACTGCAGGATCACAAGCAAGGGCGCTACGTGGGCATGATTGCCGACCGCGGCTTGCTGCGTCAGGCGGGCTTTGTGCTCGCAGTGAACGCCCAGGTGCCCGGCGAGGCATTGCGTGCGCGCTTCCCGACCCAGGCGAAACTCGGGCCGGTGGAGCGGATTCGCGAGCTCGTGAATCTGCAGCTGCCTGGTATCGCATTGCGACCACTGCCGGTTGCACCGCGTCAGCTGCCTTATCACGCGGGGTTCTCGTATTTTGAGCTCGACAACAGTGGCGAGCTCTGGAAGCAGCTCGACACTTCAGGCGGTTTGGGCATCTACGTGGCGGGTGATTTCCCCGGGCTGGAACTCTCGCTGTGGGCGATCCGCGCCTAA
- a CDS encoding OmpA family protein: protein MFLRNSLDIGRGLRVAFKLFLLCAGLAGCSSGGPAPSATATEPPPAPPAAATPPAPPPPPTPVPFEQALERAADALFGSVAAAGNGTKHLVVIDPLIDGVTGEQTQATRQMQARLAKIAHERFAQFEIQPFTVDNLKRKPLVLIGTFTGIDGQGKPQGVREAYRICLALADLDTRTLVGKGVARAKPEGVDITPLAYFRDSPAWALDSVTEGYIKTCQGSKIGDPMDGFYVARIVSAASVQRAIDAYNAGRYREALESYSVAMQAAAGDELRILNGVYLANWKLGRKDAARVVFQRIVDFGLDRKRMAVRFLFKPGSTSFAADPTFGSAYPFWLSEVAQRTAQRSACLEIVGHTSRSGPEPLNERISVLRAEAIKQKLEASAPTLRNRTIANGVGSRENLIGNGRDDASDALDRRVVFKVIDCAAS, encoded by the coding sequence ATGTTCCTGCGAAACAGCCTTGATATCGGGCGCGGCCTGCGGGTGGCGTTCAAGCTTTTCCTACTGTGCGCTGGGCTGGCAGGCTGTTCAAGCGGTGGCCCTGCCCCGAGCGCAACGGCAACCGAGCCGCCGCCAGCTCCGCCCGCGGCGGCAACGCCACCCGCACCGCCGCCACCGCCGACGCCGGTGCCATTCGAGCAGGCATTGGAGCGGGCGGCCGACGCGCTATTTGGCAGTGTTGCCGCGGCAGGTAACGGCACGAAGCACTTGGTGGTCATCGACCCGCTGATCGACGGCGTAACGGGCGAGCAAACGCAGGCGACCCGCCAGATGCAGGCGCGTCTGGCCAAGATCGCGCATGAACGCTTTGCGCAATTCGAGATCCAGCCCTTCACGGTGGATAACCTCAAGCGCAAACCACTGGTCTTGATTGGCACCTTCACCGGCATAGATGGTCAAGGCAAACCGCAAGGCGTCCGCGAGGCCTACCGGATTTGCCTCGCGCTTGCGGACCTCGACACCCGTACGCTTGTCGGCAAGGGTGTGGCCCGAGCGAAACCCGAGGGTGTAGACATCACCCCGCTGGCCTACTTCCGCGATAGCCCTGCCTGGGCGCTGGACAGCGTGACCGAGGGCTACATCAAGACCTGCCAGGGCAGCAAGATTGGCGATCCGATGGATGGTTTCTATGTCGCACGGATCGTCTCGGCGGCAAGCGTGCAGCGCGCGATCGATGCCTACAACGCCGGCCGCTACCGCGAGGCGCTCGAAAGCTACAGCGTTGCAATGCAGGCTGCGGCCGGCGATGAGTTGCGAATCCTCAACGGGGTCTATCTGGCCAACTGGAAACTCGGTCGCAAAGACGCCGCTCGCGTCGTCTTCCAACGAATCGTGGATTTCGGCCTGGATCGGAAGCGCATGGCGGTGCGCTTCCTGTTCAAACCGGGCTCAACATCCTTTGCGGCGGACCCCACTTTCGGCAGTGCGTACCCCTTCTGGCTCTCTGAGGTGGCGCAGCGGACTGCGCAGCGCTCGGCCTGCCTTGAGATCGTCGGGCATACAAGCCGCAGCGGCCCGGAACCCTTGAACGAGCGCATCTCGGTGCTGCGCGCGGAAGCGATCAAGCAGAAGCTTGAGGCCAGCGCCCCTACCCTGCGCAATCGCACGATAGCCAACGGCGTGGGCTCGCGAGAGAACCTCATCGGTAACGGACGTGATGATGCGAGCGACGCGCTCGACCGCCGCGTCGTGTTCAAGGTGATCGACTGCGCGGCCAGCTGA
- a CDS encoding DotU family type VI secretion system protein, with protein MPPPPSGGRFDRVELGALDWDTGLNPLVAAATPLLNLVPQLRQATHSDPAGLREMLWRAMQEFENRARARGAQNEHVVAARYALCTFLDETAANTPWGEKLWAQRSLLVQFHNEAWGGEKFFQLLGKVAEQPDQHRPLLELFYLVLSLGFEGRYRVLQNGRAQLDQVRERLAQMLAKARGEPDRELSPNWRTTATSRKPLRDSVPIWAVAALSALVLGLVFVALSFALNRQSDPTFSNILALRVKPPAPVVAKPVQVAAPDRLAKLLQEDINAGRVVVRDLSDRSIVTAQGDGLFEPASATLSPSFVAILDRVGAAVAKVGGSVLVRGHTDNRPIRSARFPSNWHLSKARADAVGEALAPKLKGGQRVQTEGRAESEPVASNESTEGRAQNRRVEIIVFPAAGGI; from the coding sequence GTGCCGCCGCCTCCCTCGGGCGGGCGCTTTGACAGGGTCGAACTGGGCGCGCTCGATTGGGATACGGGCCTCAATCCCTTGGTGGCGGCCGCGACCCCTTTGCTGAACCTTGTGCCGCAACTTCGGCAGGCCACCCACTCTGATCCGGCTGGCCTTCGCGAAATGCTCTGGCGGGCGATGCAAGAATTCGAGAACCGCGCACGTGCGCGGGGTGCTCAGAACGAGCACGTGGTCGCTGCGCGCTATGCGCTCTGCACCTTCCTCGACGAGACCGCTGCCAATACCCCTTGGGGCGAGAAGTTGTGGGCGCAGCGCAGCTTGCTGGTTCAGTTCCATAACGAAGCTTGGGGGGGCGAGAAGTTCTTCCAGCTGTTGGGCAAGGTTGCCGAGCAACCGGATCAGCATCGGCCGCTTCTGGAGCTCTTTTACCTCGTGCTGTCGCTTGGATTCGAAGGGCGTTACCGCGTGCTGCAGAATGGGCGCGCGCAGCTGGACCAAGTACGCGAACGGCTAGCGCAGATGCTTGCCAAGGCGCGTGGCGAGCCAGACCGCGAGTTGTCACCAAACTGGCGCACGACTGCGACGAGCCGAAAACCGCTACGTGACAGTGTGCCGATATGGGCGGTGGCGGCGCTCAGCGCGCTGGTGCTTGGGCTCGTGTTCGTCGCGCTGTCTTTCGCGCTGAACCGGCAATCCGACCCGACCTTCTCAAACATTCTTGCGCTTCGCGTCAAACCACCGGCGCCCGTGGTGGCAAAGCCGGTCCAGGTCGCTGCGCCGGATCGACTTGCGAAGCTGTTGCAGGAGGACATCAACGCCGGACGCGTGGTTGTGCGTGATCTTTCGGACCGCAGCATTGTCACCGCACAGGGTGACGGCTTGTTCGAGCCGGCCAGCGCGACCTTGTCGCCGAGCTTCGTCGCAATCCTCGATCGCGTTGGCGCCGCGGTCGCAAAGGTCGGAGGTTCAGTGCTGGTGCGCGGGCATACCGATAATCGGCCGATTCGTTCGGCCCGCTTCCCTTCCAACTGGCATTTGTCGAAGGCGCGGGCGGATGCAGTAGGCGAGGCGCTTGCGCCAAAGCTCAAGGGCGGTCAACGCGTTCAGACCGAGGGCAGGGCTGAGAGCGAGCCGGTCGCCTCCAACGAATCGACCGAGGGGCGCGCGCAGAACCGTCGCGTCGAAATCATCGTTTTCCCCGCCGCTGGCGGAATCTGA
- a CDS encoding DNA-binding domain-containing protein, with product MSALECFASALHDVGDCSASGLRDAGQLSLSRRMAVHRNNRVLGLIGALEDSFPVTSQLLGTDCFRAIARDFIHVSPPQSPALFEYGNALPAFLAGLEELVDYPYLADVARLEYQRVQAWHAADASPLTAADFARWLAQPELLPSLRFSLLPSASLVRSHWAVGSIWLSHQGELPMQGVDVSTPELVLVLRPDDRVVLHVISEPAGALVERLLAGDCLAEAIAGATQTTPTFDLREYFASLIACRCVAAITPTMELPT from the coding sequence ATGAGCGCGCTGGAATGCTTCGCCAGCGCGTTGCACGACGTTGGTGATTGCTCTGCGTCCGGTCTTCGCGATGCTGGGCAACTATCGCTATCGCGGCGCATGGCAGTCCATCGCAACAATCGCGTACTCGGCCTGATTGGTGCACTGGAAGACAGCTTTCCGGTGACCAGCCAACTGCTCGGTACTGACTGCTTCCGCGCCATCGCGCGCGACTTCATCCACGTAAGCCCGCCGCAATCCCCTGCCCTGTTCGAATACGGCAACGCGCTGCCAGCATTCCTCGCGGGGCTCGAAGAACTCGTCGATTACCCGTATCTGGCGGATGTGGCACGACTGGAATACCAGCGCGTGCAGGCTTGGCATGCTGCCGATGCAAGCCCACTCACTGCCGCCGACTTCGCCCGTTGGCTAGCGCAACCAGAGCTGCTGCCCAGCCTTCGTTTCAGCCTGCTGCCGTCTGCTTCCCTTGTTCGTTCGCACTGGGCCGTCGGCAGCATTTGGCTGTCGCATCAGGGGGAACTGCCCATGCAAGGCGTTGATGTGAGCACCCCCGAATTGGTACTCGTCCTGCGGCCGGATGATCGTGTCGTGTTGCACGTCATCAGTGAGCCGGCAGGCGCGCTGGTCGAACGCCTCCTCGCCGGTGATTGCCTGGCGGAAGCGATCGCCGGTGCGACCCAAACAACGCCCACATTCGACCTACGCGAGTACTTTGCAAGCCTGATCGCGTGCCGCTGCGTTGCGGCGATCACCCCAACCATGGAGCTACCCACATGA